A DNA window from Sulfitobacter noctilucicola contains the following coding sequences:
- a CDS encoding zinc-ribbon domain-containing protein → MRLTCPNCDAQYEVPDEVVPTAGRDVQCSNCGQTWFQYHPDNEPEEAQDIEETLSVDAPAPDEEVSPPPPPVLPSTEPVRKELDPAVADILRQEAEAEFEARRKRQSEPLESQPELGLDAAEQPPATPIVPQDDPDTRAHEAKKRMARMRGEPEPKSAEAAAAAAAISSRRELLPDIEEINSTLRNDTVSNNMDADAREELGAGGGTKKKGSFKRGFLTVVLIALVLLLLYIYADQIAQAVPALEGIMTSYVSAIDAMRTGLDSQVRSLLGWLDSKATQSEG, encoded by the coding sequence ATGAGGCTGACCTGTCCAAATTGTGATGCACAATATGAAGTGCCTGATGAGGTGGTGCCAACCGCCGGACGTGATGTGCAGTGTTCAAATTGTGGTCAGACGTGGTTTCAATACCATCCAGATAACGAACCCGAAGAAGCTCAAGACATCGAAGAAACGCTAAGCGTTGACGCACCTGCACCTGATGAGGAAGTCTCGCCGCCTCCGCCGCCTGTTTTGCCCAGTACCGAACCCGTTCGCAAAGAGCTTGACCCGGCGGTTGCGGACATCCTGCGTCAGGAGGCCGAAGCAGAGTTCGAAGCGCGGCGTAAACGTCAGTCCGAACCGCTGGAAAGCCAACCGGAACTGGGACTGGATGCAGCCGAGCAACCACCCGCAACACCGATTGTGCCGCAGGATGATCCGGACACCCGCGCGCATGAAGCCAAGAAACGTATGGCGCGGATGCGTGGCGAGCCCGAGCCGAAAAGCGCAGAAGCTGCTGCGGCCGCCGCTGCGATATCATCTCGGCGCGAGTTGTTGCCCGACATCGAAGAGATCAACTCAACCCTGCGCAATGACACGGTGTCCAACAACATGGATGCCGATGCACGCGAGGAATTGGGTGCGGGCGGAGGCACAAAGAAGAAAGGTTCTTTCAAGCGCGGGTTTCTAACCGTTGTGCTGATCGCGCTGGTTCTTTTGCTGCTTTATATTTACGCCGACCAGATCGCGCAGGCGGTGCCTGCGCTGGAAGGTATCATGACGTCCTACGTTTCCGCTATTGATGCGATGCGGACCGGGCTGGACAGCCAGGTCCGGTCGCTGCTTGGCTGGCTTGATAGCAAGGCGACACAGTCCGAAGGCTGA